The Metabacillus litoralis genome contains a region encoding:
- a CDS encoding glucose-6-phosphate isomerase, with the protein MTHVSFDYSSALTFFNEHELTYLRDFVKVAHHSIHEQTGAGSDYLGWVDLPNNYDKEEFARIQKSAEKIKNDSEVLLVIGIGGSYLGARAAIEMLNHSFYNSLSKEQRQAPQVIFVGNNISSTYMKDLHDLLEGKDFSINVISKSGTTTEPALAFRIFRKLLEEKYGKSEAKQRIYATTDKARGALKTLATEEGYESFIIPDDVGGRYSILTAVGLLPIAVTGVDIEAMMKGAQAASEDFGKSELEENPAYQYAAVRNVLYNKGKTIEMLINYEPGLQYFAEWWKQLFGESEGKDQKGIYPSSANFSTDLHSLGQYVQEGRRDIFETVINVETPRHELTIEAEESDLDGLNYLAGKSVDFVNKKAFQGTMLAHTDGGVPNLVVNIPKMDEYTLGYLVYFFEKACAMSGYLLGVNPFDQPGVEAYKVNMFALLGKPGFEEKKAELEKRLEK; encoded by the coding sequence ATGACGCATGTAAGCTTTGATTATTCTAGTGCCTTAACTTTTTTTAACGAACATGAACTTACATATTTAAGGGATTTTGTGAAAGTTGCTCATCATTCTATTCATGAGCAAACAGGAGCTGGAAGTGACTACTTAGGTTGGGTGGATCTTCCTAACAATTATGATAAAGAAGAATTTGCTCGAATTCAAAAAAGTGCTGAAAAAATTAAGAACGACTCAGAAGTTCTTCTTGTCATTGGTATTGGTGGTTCTTATTTAGGAGCACGTGCTGCAATTGAAATGCTTAATCATTCTTTTTATAATTCTTTATCAAAAGAACAAAGACAAGCTCCACAAGTTATTTTTGTAGGAAATAACATCAGCTCTACATACATGAAGGATCTTCATGATTTACTTGAAGGAAAAGATTTCTCGATTAATGTTATTTCTAAATCGGGTACAACAACTGAACCAGCATTAGCATTCCGTATTTTTAGAAAGCTTCTTGAAGAAAAGTACGGAAAATCTGAAGCGAAGCAACGTATTTATGCTACAACTGATAAAGCACGTGGTGCTTTGAAAACACTTGCAACTGAGGAAGGTTACGAGTCATTCATCATTCCAGATGATGTTGGAGGTCGTTATTCAATATTAACAGCTGTTGGATTATTACCAATCGCTGTAACGGGTGTAGATATTGAAGCCATGATGAAGGGTGCTCAAGCTGCAAGCGAAGATTTCGGAAAATCCGAGCTTGAGGAAAATCCAGCATATCAATACGCAGCTGTCCGTAATGTTTTATACAACAAAGGAAAAACGATTGAAATGCTAATTAACTATGAGCCAGGACTACAGTATTTTGCTGAATGGTGGAAGCAATTATTTGGCGAAAGTGAAGGGAAAGACCAAAAAGGAATTTATCCTTCTTCAGCTAACTTCTCAACTGACTTACACTCTTTAGGACAATATGTACAGGAAGGACGTCGCGACATTTTTGAAACAGTCATCAATGTTGAGACTCCTCGCCATGAATTAACGATTGAGGCAGAAGAAAGTGATTTAGATGGTTTAAATTATCTTGCTGGTAAATCAGTAGACTTTGTTAACAAAAAGGCATTCCAAGGAACAATGTTAGCTCATACTGATGGTGGGGTACCTAACTTAGTAGTAAATATTCCAAAAATGGATGAATACACACTCGGATATTTAGTGTACTTCTTTGAAAAGGCTTGTGCAATGAGTGGTTATCTTCTAGGAGTAAATCCATTTGATCAACCAGGGGTTGAAGCATATAAAGTAAATATGTTCGCTTTACTTGGAAAGCCTGGCTTTGAAGAAAAGAAAGCAGAACTTGAAAAACGATTAGAAAAATAA
- a CDS encoding iron-containing alcohol dehydrogenase has translation MDNFTYYNPTKLIFGKGQVEQLENEVPKYGKKVLVVYGGGSIKRNGLYDKVIQILEKNNLEVYELSGVEPNPRLSTVHRGVEICKKENIDFILAVGGGSVIDCTKAISVGAKYDGDAWDIVTKKHIPTEAVPFGTVLTLAATGSEMNSGSVITNWETKEKYGWGSPLTFPKFSILDPVNTFTVPKDQTVYGIVDMMSHVFEQYFHHTKNTPLQDRFCEATLKTVIEAAPKLINDLENYELRETILYSGTIALNGQLQMGYRGDWASHNIEHAVSAVYDIPHAGGLAILFPNWMKHNLDQNVSRFVQMAVNVFDVDPSGKDDRTVALEGIDKLREFWSSIGAPSRLKDYDINDENIDLMADKAMINGEFGNFKSLNKDDVVAILTASL, from the coding sequence ATGGATAATTTTACATACTATAATCCCACTAAATTAATCTTTGGTAAGGGACAGGTAGAACAACTTGAAAATGAAGTTCCAAAGTACGGAAAAAAGGTTCTTGTTGTATATGGTGGAGGAAGTATTAAGCGCAATGGTCTCTATGACAAAGTCATTCAAATTTTAGAGAAAAATAACCTTGAAGTATATGAATTGTCTGGAGTTGAACCAAACCCTAGGTTATCAACGGTTCATCGTGGCGTTGAGATATGTAAAAAAGAGAATATTGATTTTATATTAGCAGTAGGTGGAGGAAGTGTAATCGACTGTACAAAGGCCATTTCTGTTGGGGCGAAATATGATGGTGATGCTTGGGATATTGTGACTAAGAAACATATTCCTACAGAAGCTGTGCCATTTGGTACAGTATTAACATTAGCTGCAACAGGTTCTGAGATGAACTCTGGTTCTGTTATAACGAATTGGGAAACAAAAGAAAAATATGGTTGGGGTAGTCCTTTAACATTTCCTAAATTTTCAATATTAGATCCAGTAAATACGTTCACTGTACCAAAAGATCAAACGGTATATGGCATTGTTGATATGATGTCACATGTATTTGAACAATATTTTCATCATACAAAAAATACACCTTTACAAGACCGCTTCTGTGAGGCAACATTGAAAACAGTTATTGAAGCAGCTCCTAAGCTAATAAATGATCTAGAAAATTACGAGCTTCGTGAAACGATTCTTTACTCCGGTACGATTGCATTAAATGGCCAACTTCAAATGGGGTATCGAGGAGATTGGGCAAGTCATAATATTGAACATGCTGTTTCTGCTGTTTATGATATTCCGCATGCCGGTGGATTAGCGATTCTGTTTCCTAACTGGATGAAGCATAACCTAGATCAAAATGTATCTCGTTTTGTACAAATGGCTGTTAATGTTTTTGATGTCGATCCTTCTGGTAAAGACGACCGAACAGTTGCTCTTGAAGGCATTGATAAACTTCGTGAGTTTTGGAGCAGTATTGGAGCACCTAGTCGTTTAAAAGATTATGATATTAATGATGAAAACATTGATTTAATGGCTGATAAAGCAATGATTAATGGAGAATTCGGTAATTTTAAATCTTTAAATAAAGACGATGTGGTTGCGATCTTAACAGCATCTCTATAA
- a CDS encoding DUF378 domain-containing protein — translation MSAIQRIALVLTIIGAINWGLIGFFQFDLVAAIFGGQDSALSRIIYGLVGIAGLINLGLLFKPSEEVAREPRPEAR, via the coding sequence ATGAGCGCAATTCAACGTATAGCACTTGTACTTACGATAATAGGAGCAATTAACTGGGGACTAATTGGTTTTTTCCAATTTGATCTAGTAGCAGCTATCTTCGGCGGCCAGGATTCAGCATTATCACGAATCATTTACGGTTTAGTTGGTATTGCTGGTTTAATCAATCTTGGTCTGTTATTCAAACCTTCTGAAGAAGTAGCAAGAGAACCTCGCCCAGAAGCTCGATAA
- the yugI gene encoding S1 domain-containing post-transcriptional regulator GSP13, with the protein MTAKYEIGSVHTGKVTGIQPYGAFVALDEETQGLVHISEITHGFVKDVNEHLNVNDEVQVKVLSIDEKSGKISLSIRATQEAPAEEKQEAPKRPKKRQATVKAETETPQGFNTLKDKLEEWIEQSKREEIKK; encoded by the coding sequence ATGACAGCGAAGTACGAAATAGGAAGTGTTCATACAGGAAAAGTAACAGGTATTCAGCCATATGGTGCATTTGTTGCACTAGATGAAGAAACACAAGGACTTGTTCACATCTCAGAAATTACACATGGTTTTGTTAAAGATGTTAATGAGCACTTAAACGTTAATGATGAAGTTCAAGTAAAAGTTCTTTCTATTGACGAAAAATCTGGGAAAATCAGCTTATCAATCCGTGCTACTCAAGAAGCACCTGCTGAAGAAAAGCAAGAAGCTCCAAAAAGACCTAAAAAACGTCAAGCAACTGTAAAAGCTGAAACAGAAACTCCACAAGGTTTCAACACATTAAAAGACAAGCTTGAAGAGTGGATTGAGCAATCAAAACGTGAAGAAATTAAAAAATAA
- a CDS encoding RNA polymerase sigma factor, producing MTEEELIKKAKQGNMLAFQQLVELHYPVVEKFAYQLGNRQDEIEDITQEVFIRVYRFIDQFTKAKFSTWLYKITLNVTRDFARKRQSNLRKVFKIQQDFRQEYYPETEAEVLRNEEDRVLHLAIQRLDEKYRIPIVLFYFHEKKYEEIAEIMSISLSTVKTRILRGKTMLKKVIEELDKKEGDIHG from the coding sequence ATGACCGAAGAAGAATTAATTAAAAAGGCCAAACAGGGAAATATGTTAGCTTTTCAGCAGCTTGTTGAACTTCATTATCCTGTTGTGGAGAAGTTTGCTTATCAATTAGGGAACAGACAGGATGAGATAGAAGATATTACACAGGAAGTATTTATTCGTGTGTATCGATTTATAGATCAGTTTACTAAGGCGAAATTTTCTACTTGGCTATATAAAATAACACTTAATGTGACGAGGGACTTTGCTAGAAAACGACAATCTAATCTACGGAAGGTTTTTAAAATACAACAAGACTTTCGACAGGAGTATTACCCTGAAACAGAAGCTGAGGTTTTACGTAATGAGGAAGATCGGGTACTTCATTTAGCGATACAAAGGCTAGATGAGAAATATCGGATACCAATCGTTCTTTTTTATTTTCATGAAAAGAAGTATGAGGAAATTGCAGAAATTATGTCTATTTCATTATCTACAGTTAAAACACGAATATTACGAGGGAAAACAATGTTGAAAAAAGTCATTGAAGAACTTGATAAGAAAGAAGGTGACATACATGGATGA
- a CDS encoding aminotransferase, with product MIEPTHYLSSTVKGLKPSGIRKFFDLAASMEGVISLGVGEPDFVTPWNVREASILSLEQGYTSYTANAGLLELRKEISHYLKEKTNVSYSPSEELLVTVGASQALDLALRAIVNPGDEVIVIEPSFVSYSSLISLAGGVPVSVQTSGEMEFKLQPSDLEKAITNKTKAIILCSPNNPTGTLLNKEDLEKIAKIIEKYDLLVISDEIYAELTYDDVYTSFVSIDGMVERTILVSGFSKGFAMTGWRLGYVAAQPEFLSAMLKIHQYTMMCAPSMAQYAAIEAIKNGKEDVSHMKKSYRQRRNLFVNALTEMGLTCHVPGGAFYAFPSIKETNLSSEEFAEKLLMEERVAVVPGSVFGESGEGYIRCSYASSLEQLQESLRRMQRFVQKQKV from the coding sequence ATGATTGAACCAACGCATTACCTTTCAAGTACAGTCAAAGGCTTAAAACCATCAGGAATACGCAAGTTCTTTGACCTAGCAGCAAGTATGGAAGGTGTTATTTCATTAGGTGTTGGTGAACCTGATTTCGTTACACCTTGGAATGTAAGAGAAGCAAGTATCCTTTCCTTAGAGCAAGGATATACCTCCTACACAGCAAATGCAGGCCTTCTTGAGTTAAGAAAAGAAATAAGTCATTATCTTAAAGAAAAAACCAATGTGAGCTATAGTCCTTCAGAGGAATTGTTAGTAACAGTTGGGGCAAGCCAAGCTCTTGACCTTGCACTTAGAGCCATTGTAAACCCTGGTGATGAGGTTATTGTCATTGAGCCTAGCTTCGTATCTTATTCATCGCTAATATCTCTTGCTGGTGGGGTACCAGTATCCGTTCAAACGAGCGGTGAAATGGAGTTCAAGCTTCAGCCTTCAGATTTAGAAAAGGCAATCACGAATAAAACAAAAGCGATTATTTTGTGCTCACCAAATAATCCAACTGGAACACTCCTTAATAAAGAAGACTTGGAAAAAATAGCGAAAATTATTGAAAAGTATGATTTATTGGTTATTTCAGATGAAATCTATGCTGAGCTTACCTATGATGATGTGTATACAAGCTTTGTTTCGATTGATGGAATGGTAGAACGGACAATCCTTGTTTCAGGATTTTCGAAAGGATTTGCCATGACAGGCTGGCGTTTAGGTTATGTAGCTGCACAGCCTGAATTTTTAAGCGCTATGTTAAAAATTCATCAATACACAATGATGTGTGCACCTTCTATGGCTCAATATGCTGCAATCGAAGCAATTAAGAATGGCAAAGAAGATGTTTCGCATATGAAAAAAAGCTACAGGCAACGACGAAACCTTTTTGTTAATGCATTAACAGAAATGGGGCTTACTTGTCATGTACCAGGTGGTGCGTTTTACGCATTTCCTTCTATAAAGGAAACAAACCTTTCGTCAGAAGAATTTGCAGAAAAGCTTCTCATGGAAGAAAGAGTGGCTGTTGTTCCAGGTAGCGTGTTTGGGGAAAGCGGCGAAGGGTATATCCGATGCTCCTATGCCTCTTCATTAGAACAGCTTCAAGAATCATTAAGAAGAATGCAACGTTTTGTTCAAAAACAAAAAGTATGA
- a CDS encoding Lrp/AsnC family transcriptional regulator, giving the protein MKFSEKEVELLEILQDDCRLTAEQIAKMIDLSEEETRKIIKNLEDQRIIVDYTAQVNWRKVDGHEGVKAMIDVKVQPKRGVGFDDIASRIYRFNEVKSVYLMSGAYDLSVIIEGKSMSAIAQFVSEKLSTLDSVLSTTTHFILKKYKHDGTIFEQDDEDKRIVVSP; this is encoded by the coding sequence ATGAAGTTTAGTGAAAAGGAAGTAGAGTTATTAGAAATATTACAAGATGACTGCCGCTTGACTGCAGAACAAATCGCCAAAATGATTGACTTATCAGAAGAAGAAACGAGAAAGATAATTAAAAATCTTGAAGATCAACGTATTATTGTTGATTATACAGCACAGGTGAATTGGCGTAAGGTTGATGGGCACGAAGGTGTAAAAGCCATGATTGATGTAAAAGTTCAGCCAAAAAGAGGAGTAGGCTTCGATGATATTGCAAGTCGAATTTATCGTTTTAATGAAGTAAAGTCTGTTTACTTAATGTCAGGTGCTTACGACCTTTCAGTCATAATAGAAGGAAAATCGATGTCAGCTATTGCACAATTTGTTTCTGAAAAGCTTTCAACTTTAGACTCTGTATTGTCTACAACAACTCATTTTATCTTAAAGAAATATAAACATGATGGTACTATATTTGAACAAGATGATGAGGATAAGAGAATTGTGGTATCACCATGA
- a CDS encoding alpha/beta fold hydrolase, with amino-acid sequence MNKSHYYCSTMNILGINVHYEVYRQHPTNPVMILVHGFLSSSFCYRKIIPLLKEDFTIITIDLPPFGKTEKSTKFVHSYTNMAKVVIHLVEGLNIKRAYLVGHSMGGQVSLNAAKQRPDLFEKVILLCSSGYMKGVHPSLKFGSYVPYFYLCIKHWLASQGILKNLNNVVHDRSLIDQEMMDGYMEPFLDDKIFRALNRMIRDHEGDLSSEELKQIEQPSLLIWGNEDKVVPVHIGERLKNDLPNSTFFSFKHTGHLVPEERPEHVSEKIVNFLFQAQ; translated from the coding sequence ATGAATAAAAGCCATTACTACTGTAGTACGATGAATATTCTTGGCATAAACGTTCACTATGAGGTTTATCGCCAACATCCAACCAATCCTGTTATGATCTTAGTACATGGATTCCTGTCCTCTAGTTTTTGCTACAGAAAAATTATTCCTTTGCTAAAAGAGGATTTTACAATCATTACAATTGATCTTCCTCCATTCGGCAAAACAGAGAAATCAACCAAATTTGTTCACTCTTATACAAACATGGCAAAAGTGGTAATACATTTAGTAGAAGGACTGAACATAAAAAGAGCTTACCTTGTTGGTCACTCTATGGGTGGGCAAGTATCCTTGAATGCAGCAAAGCAAAGACCCGATTTGTTTGAGAAAGTGATATTACTATGTAGCTCAGGATATATGAAAGGTGTACATCCTTCACTAAAATTTGGTTCATATGTTCCTTATTTTTATCTATGCATTAAGCATTGGCTAGCTAGTCAAGGAATTCTAAAGAACTTAAACAATGTGGTGCATGACCGTTCCTTAATTGATCAGGAAATGATGGATGGGTATATGGAGCCTTTTCTCGATGACAAAATATTTCGTGCTTTAAATCGGATGATACGTGATCATGAAGGTGATCTTAGTTCAGAAGAATTAAAGCAGATCGAACAGCCAAGCTTACTTATATGGGGAAATGAAGACAAAGTGGTACCTGTTCATATCGGAGAAAGATTAAAAAATGATTTACCAAACTCAACGTTTTTCTCGTTTAAACATACCGGCCACTTAGTTCCCGAAGAAAGGCCTGAACATGTTTCAGAAAAGATTGTGAACTTCCTTTTTCAGGCTCAATAG
- a CDS encoding IS1182 family transposase, whose protein sequence is MFKPKRETQNEVEFVMIEELVPQDHLLRKVEKYIDFSFINEKVRPLYSENNGHPSDPTMLFKMMFIGYFYGIRSERQLEREIQTNIAYRWFLGLKLTDPVPDHSTISWNRRTRFKDTNIFQEIFDEIVFQAIQHKMVGGRVLFTDSTHLKANANKHKFTRVDVEVETREYIEELNKAIEEDRINHGKKPLKEKEEVNETKQIRKSTTDPDCGFMSRDNKQEMFCYLDHRTTDIKFNIITDAYVTPGNVHDSVPYLSRIDRQINRFGFNVEAVGLDSGYLTNAICKGINDRKIFGVIAHRRFHPTKGLFPKWKFDYVRERDVYICPNKEELVYRTTTREGYREYKSNPKKCATCPLLKECTKSKNTQKVVTRHVWEDHKDRVRLNRLSKSGKILYKFRKEKVERSFADSKELHGLRYCRLRGIQNASEQVLLTAACQNMKKIATHLARLA, encoded by the coding sequence ATGTTTAAACCTAAAAGGGAAACCCAAAATGAAGTTGAATTTGTCATGATTGAAGAATTAGTACCTCAAGATCATCTTTTGAGAAAAGTGGAAAAATACATAGACTTCTCTTTTATTAATGAAAAAGTCCGACCTCTGTACTCTGAAAACAATGGCCATCCATCTGATCCCACTATGCTTTTCAAAATGATGTTCATCGGTTATTTCTATGGCATTCGTTCGGAACGTCAATTAGAACGTGAGATTCAGACAAACATTGCTTACAGGTGGTTCTTAGGTTTAAAACTCACAGATCCAGTCCCTGATCATTCAACTATTAGTTGGAATCGCCGTACCCGTTTTAAAGATACAAATATCTTCCAGGAAATCTTTGATGAAATTGTCTTTCAAGCTATTCAACATAAGATGGTTGGAGGAAGGGTTTTATTTACGGATTCTACTCACCTTAAAGCTAATGCAAATAAACATAAATTCACACGTGTGGATGTTGAAGTTGAAACACGAGAATACATTGAAGAATTAAATAAAGCTATTGAAGAAGATAGGATAAATCATGGAAAAAAGCCTCTAAAGGAAAAGGAAGAGGTGAATGAAACTAAACAAATTCGAAAAAGTACAACTGATCCTGATTGTGGGTTTATGTCACGTGATAATAAGCAAGAGATGTTCTGTTACCTAGACCATCGTACCACTGATATAAAATTTAATATCATCACTGATGCTTATGTTACTCCTGGTAATGTTCATGATTCTGTTCCTTATCTGTCTCGTATAGATCGTCAAATTAATAGATTTGGTTTTAATGTAGAAGCAGTTGGTCTCGATTCAGGTTATCTAACAAATGCTATATGTAAAGGAATCAATGATCGCAAGATCTTTGGGGTCATAGCTCATAGAAGGTTCCATCCAACCAAGGGTCTTTTTCCAAAATGGAAATTTGACTATGTGCGTGAACGAGATGTCTATATATGTCCAAACAAAGAGGAATTAGTTTATCGTACGACTACACGTGAAGGGTATCGAGAGTATAAATCTAATCCTAAAAAATGTGCAACTTGTCCATTATTAAAGGAATGCACGAAATCAAAAAACACACAGAAAGTCGTTACGCGCCATGTGTGGGAGGATCATAAAGATCGAGTTCGTCTGAATCGTCTTTCAAAGTCGGGTAAAATCCTATACAAATTCAGAAAAGAAAAAGTAGAGCGAAGCTTCGCAGATTCAAAAGAACTGCATGGGCTTCGCTACTGCCGGTTACGGGGAATACAGAATGCGAGTGAACAAGTATTACTCACCGCAGCATGTCAAAACATGAAAAAGATCGCCACACACCTAGCAAGGCTTGCATAA
- a CDS encoding DUF1871 family protein, whose protein sequence is METQQTNIRLMEVLLQWDPLGYGEDRYETEVVDVLQAVHLIDDKLKLARKIQAIYEFSFEEIIPLTECEFMSKQLLQIKNNASCEI, encoded by the coding sequence ATGGAAACACAGCAAACGAATATAAGGTTAATGGAAGTTTTATTACAGTGGGATCCGTTAGGTTATGGAGAAGATCGTTATGAAACGGAAGTAGTTGATGTGCTCCAGGCTGTTCATTTGATAGATGATAAACTAAAGTTAGCAAGAAAAATACAAGCGATTTATGAATTTTCGTTCGAGGAAATCATCCCTCTAACGGAATGTGAATTCATGTCTAAGCAGTTACTTCAAATCAAAAATAACGCAAGCTGTGAGATTTAA